A single window of Carassius gibelio isolate Cgi1373 ecotype wild population from Czech Republic chromosome A19, carGib1.2-hapl.c, whole genome shotgun sequence DNA harbors:
- the LOC127935713 gene encoding E3 ubiquitin-protein ligase znrf2 codes for MGPKQSSPSGGVRIRSYSGSDWSNSDGRAAILRYYAGGSTGQIGERVQYSSQTPGSFIQSAVIPTGGRRDEADGQRTLLIGSLPAHLTPHLLGAGFDCPMCSKFVCSDEIDVHLLKCFSKPRLHYNDDVLSRDSGECSICLDDMVQGDTIARLPCLCVYHKGCIDEWFEINRSCPEHPTDTH; via the exons ATGGGTCCTAAACAGAGCAGTCCGTCCGGAGGGGTTCGGATCCGGTCTTATTCCGGTTCCGATTGGTCTAACTCTGACGGGCGAGCTGCTATTCTGCGCTATTACGCGGGCGGTTCGACGGGACAGATCGGTGAACGGGTCCAGTATTCATCGCAAACACCCGGTTCGTTCATCCAGAGCGCCGTTATCCCGACCGGCGGCCGGAGAGATGAGGCAGACGGGCAGAGGACGCTTCTGATCGGCTCCTTACCTGCACACCTCACACCTCACCTGCTGGGGG CTGGATTCGACTGTCCCATGTGCTCAAAGTTTGTCTGTTCTGATGAAATAGATGTTCATCTGCTCAAGTGTTTCTCCAAACCCAGACTCCATTATAACG ATGATGTTTTGTCCCGGGACTCTGGCGAGTGTTCGATATGTCTGGATGATATGGTTCAGGGGGACACCATCGCTCGACTGCCCTGTCTCTGTGTCTACCACAAAGG GTGTATTGATGAGTGGTTTGAGATCAACAGATCGTGTCCAGAACATCCCACAGATACACATTAA